In one window of Carassius carassius chromosome 38, fCarCar2.1, whole genome shotgun sequence DNA:
- the LOC132119274 gene encoding glycosyltransferase 8 domain-containing protein 1-like yields MTVRRVNVAILVLILVAFLIILHRNLLNLNDFLKQENQDTAPGMVLPFETDFLSDHEVIRSGDEIPVVITAPEERLGAAVTAMNSIHRNSKANVVFNIVTLNESVVHLRTWLSKTDLKHKIIVFDLKILAGKISSDPQKLEAVKPLTFARFFLPVFLPDAEKAIYLDDDVIVQGDIQELFDTSIKLGHAAAFSEDCDSASSKGIVRGAGNQNSYIGFLDFKKEAIKKLGMKANTCSFNPGVFVANLTEWKQQNITRQLEFWMERNAKEDLYSKTLANSITTPPMLIVFYKTHSNIDPLWNVRHLGATGAGNRYSPQFVNAAKLLHWNGHYKPWGRSSTYSDIWDKWYIPDPTGKFHPIRRHAEEK; encoded by the exons ATGACCGTACGAAGAG TGAATGTGGCTATTCTTGTTCTGATTCTCGTcgcctttttaattattttgcatcgAAATCTGCTGAATCTCAATGATTTCCTGAAGCAAGAGAATCAAG ACACCGCTCCTGGGATGGTCCTGCCCTTCGAGACGGACTTCCTGTCGGATCATGAGGTCATCAGGTCAGGAGATGAGATTCCTGTGGTCATCACCGCTCCAGAGGAGAGACTGGGAGCTGCTGTCACTGCCATGAACAGCATCCACCGCAACAGCAAAGCCAATGTAGTGTTCAATATAGTGACACTAAATGAGTCGGTGGTCCACCTCAG AACATGGTTGAGTAAGACTGACTTGAAGcacaaaattatcgtatttgatCTGAAGATCCTCGCAGGAAAGATTTCTAGCGATCCTCAGAAGCTGGAGGCAGTGAAGCCG TTGACCTTTGCTAGATTCTTCCTGCCAGTTTTCTTGCCGGATGCAGAGAAAGCTATTTATCTGGATGATGATGTTATTGTacaag GGGACATTCAGGAGCTTTTCGACACCAGTATTAAGCTGGGACATGCTGCAGCTTTCTCAGAGGACTGTGACTCTGCATCCTCTAAAGGCATCGTCAGAGGAGCTGGAAATCAG AACAGCTATATTGGTTTTTTGGACTTCAAAAAAGAGGCGATCAAGAAGCTTGGAATGAAAGCGAACACTTGCTCGTTCAATCCTGGAGTCTTTGTGGCCAATTTAACTGAGTGGAAGCAGCAGAATATCACCAGGCAGCTTGAGTTCTGGATGGAGCGCAATGCCAA GGAGGACCTTTACAGTAAGACTTTAGCAAACAGCATCACAACGCCACCTATGCTCATTGTATTCTACAAGACCCACTCAAACATCGATCCACTGTGGAACGTCCGACACCTCG GGGCGACAGGAGCTGGTAATCGGTATTCACCTCAGTTTGTTAACGCTGCCAAACTTCTCCATTGGAACGGACATTATAAACCTTGGGGAAGATCCTCGACTTATTCTGACATTTGGGACAAATGGTACATTCCAGATCCCACAGGCAAATTCCACCCAATCCGAAGACATGCTGAGGAAAAATAA